Genomic segment of Sphingopyxis lindanitolerans:
AGTCCCCCACGCCGGGCAGCGCGCGCAGCGCGTCCTCGCTATCGGGGAAACGCCCACCATGCTGTGCGACCACCACGCGCGCGCAGGCGAGCAGGTTGCGCGCGCGGGCATAATAGCCGAGCCCCGCCCATGCCGCCATGACGTCGGCATCGTCGGCCGCCGCCAGATCGGCCACCGTCGGCCAGCGCTGAACGAAGCGAGTGAAATAGCCCGCGACCGCGGCGACGGTCGTCTGTTGCAGCATGATCTCGGCCATCCAGACGCGATAGGGATCGGGGGTCGCGGCGCTGCCCGGCGGGTGTCGCCACGGCAGATCGCGCGCCGCGCGGTCGTACCAGCCGAGCAGGCGTTCGGCGAAACTATCGATACTCTGGACGCTCACCCCCCGCCTATGGCATGGCCTTGCGCATGACGAAAGACGCGAGCGAGGGCGGCGCGGGCAAAAAGCCCAAGGCCAGGGCGAAAGTCGCCAAGGCCCCGGCGCGCCCCTATGAGCGGCCGCGCGGCGGCGAGGCGCGGTCGATCGCCGACCTCGTCCCCGAAATCGGGCGCACCGCCTTCCGCAAATTCGGTTTCATCCAGTCGTCGGTGGTCAGCCGATGGCGCGAGATCGTCGGCGACCGACTCGCCGACGTGACCCAGCCCGCGATGATCCGCTTTCCCGTGGGGCAAAAGGCGGGGGGCACGCTACACCTGACGATCAGCGGCGCGCACGCGCCGATGCTTCAGCATGTCGCGCCCGACATCATCGCGGCGGTCAACCGCTTCTTCGGCTATGCCGCGATCGCCACCGTGCGCATGTCGCACGGCCAGGTCACCCCCGCCGCCCCCGTTCAGCCGCCGGCAATGCTGAAACCCGTACCCGCCGAACTGGGCGATAGTCTGCGCGACATCGGCGACCCGGAACTGCGCACCGTGCTCGAACGCATGGCGGCGGGGCTCGCGGGACCGGCAAAAATCCCCAGGATCAGTTGAAGGTTCGTCATGCCCGCATTTCGTATCACGCCGCTTGCCCGCCGCTCCGCGATCGCCGCCCTGACCGCCGCCGCGCTCACCTTGTTCGTCGCGGCCACCCCGGCCAAGCCGCCGCTGTGGTCGGCGAATATCAGCACCAGTTCGATCGGCGCCCATATCGTCGGAAATCCCAAGGCAAAAGTGAAGCTGGTCGAATATTTCAGCTATACGTGCAGCCATTGCGCCGATTTCGCGAAACTCGGCTCGGCGCCGCTCAAGACCCAATATATCGACAAGGGCCTCGTCCTCTTCGAATATCGCAACCTGGTTCGCGACCCCGTCGACATGACCGCCGCGCTGCTCGCGCGGTGCGGCCCGGTCGGCGCCTTCGCCGGCAATCATGAGGCGATCTTCGCCGCGCAGCCGGTGTGGCTGAACAAGGTCGTCAAGGCGAGCGACGCGCAAAAGGAAAGCTGGTATCAGGGCGACACCAGCGCGCGCGCGCGCAAGATCGCCGCCGACGTCGGCCTTTCGGCCTTGATGCAGAAACGCGGCTATTCGGCGGCCGAGGTCAACGCCTGCCTCGACAGCGAAGTCGCGCAGGCCGAAGTGACCGGCATGACCAATATCGGGCTTTCGGCCGATCATGTCCGCGGCACCCCGACCTTCTTCGTCAACGGCCACGATGTCGAGGTCACCGCCTGGTCGGCGCTGAAAACGAAACTCGACGCCGCGCTCAAGGGCTCGTAAAAGCCCGCTCCTGTCGCCACCACCCTATCACTGCCCAAGGAAAGCCTGACCATGATCCAGCCCAAGCTGCGCATCCTCCTCCTCGCCTCGCTCGGCGCGCTTGCCCTCACGGCGTGCGGCGAAAGCAAGACCGACCAGACCAAGGAACAGGACGTCATCGCCAAGGTCGCCGCGCCCACGGGCAAGATCTGGTCGCAGACGGTCAGCAAGAATGCCGACGGCGGCTATGTGATGGGCAACCCCGACGCGCCGATCAAGGTCATCGAATTCGCGTCGATCACCTGCTCGCACTGCGCCGCCTTTTCGCAGGAAAGCCACGAGGAGCTTCGCCGCGACTTCATCGACACCGGCCGCGTGAGCCTGGAGGTTCACAACTTCATCCGCGACCCGCTCGACGCCACCGCCGCCGCGATCATCCGCTGCGCCCCGGTCGACCGCTATTTCCCGCTCCAGGACAATGTCTTCGCCTCGCAGGAAGAATTGTTCGCGGGCGTGAAGGGCAATGAAGCCGCCGCCGAGGCCGCGATGAAGCTGCCGCCCGCGCAGCGCTTCGCCGCCTTTGCCAAGGCGCTGAAGCTCGACACCTTCTTCCAGTCGCGCGGCGTGACCGGCGAACAGATCAACGCCTGCCTGTCCAACGTCGACAATATCTCGAAACTCGAGGCGGGCACCAACGCGGCGGCCGAGAAATATTCGATCCAGGGCACGCCGACCTTCGTCGTCAACGGCCAGGTTCTCGAAGGCGTCGCCGCCTGGGGTCCGCTGCGCGACCACCTGCGCACGATGGGTGCACGCTGACACCCTGATCCTCCCCGCCGCGGAACGGTGGAGAGGGCAGCTTTCCCGGCCGCCGCTTTCTTCCCCCATCATTCCCGCCAAGGCGGGAATCCCGCTGCCTCCTTCTTTCGTCATTGCGAGCGAAGCGAAGCAATCTCCAGCCATCGGCCCTGCGCAAGGCCGATGGCTGGAGATTGCCGCGTCGCCTACGGCTCCTCGCAATGACGATGCAGGGCAATATCTTCAAGGCTTAAGCCCTTGCGACTCCCCCCTCGCCGCGCCATGACGGCGTCAGGGGGATATGTGACACCAACGTTGCAACAGCTCCGATTCGACCGACTGCACGAGGTGGCCTCGTGCAGATAAAGCGGCTGCGCCTGACCGGTTTCAAAAGCTTCGTCGAACCCACCGAATTGCGCATCGAGCCTGGGCTGACCGGCGTCGTCGGCCCCAATGGCTGCGGCAAGTCGAACCTGCTCGAGGCGATCCGCTGGGTGATGGGCGAATCCTCCCCCAAATCGATGCGCGGCGGCGGGATGGAGGATGTCATCTTCGCGGGCACTTCGCAGCGTCCCCCGCGCGATTTCGCCGAGGTCGCGATCCATTGCGATACCGAGGGCGGGGTGGTCGCGGGGCTGTCCGACGCCAGCGAAGGC
This window contains:
- a CDS encoding thioredoxin domain-containing protein; protein product: MPAFRITPLARRSAIAALTAAALTLFVAATPAKPPLWSANISTSSIGAHIVGNPKAKVKLVEYFSYTCSHCADFAKLGSAPLKTQYIDKGLVLFEYRNLVRDPVDMTAALLARCGPVGAFAGNHEAIFAAQPVWLNKVVKASDAQKESWYQGDTSARARKIAADVGLSALMQKRGYSAAEVNACLDSEVAQAEVTGMTNIGLSADHVRGTPTFFVNGHDVEVTAWSALKTKLDAALKGS
- a CDS encoding thioredoxin domain-containing protein; the encoded protein is MIQPKLRILLLASLGALALTACGESKTDQTKEQDVIAKVAAPTGKIWSQTVSKNADGGYVMGNPDAPIKVIEFASITCSHCAAFSQESHEELRRDFIDTGRVSLEVHNFIRDPLDATAAAIIRCAPVDRYFPLQDNVFASQEELFAGVKGNEAAAEAAMKLPPAQRFAAFAKALKLDTFFQSRGVTGEQINACLSNVDNISKLEAGTNAAAEKYSIQGTPTFVVNGQVLEGVAAWGPLRDHLRTMGAR
- a CDS encoding DUF721 domain-containing protein, giving the protein MTKDASEGGAGKKPKARAKVAKAPARPYERPRGGEARSIADLVPEIGRTAFRKFGFIQSSVVSRWREIVGDRLADVTQPAMIRFPVGQKAGGTLHLTISGAHAPMLQHVAPDIIAAVNRFFGYAAIATVRMSHGQVTPAAPVQPPAMLKPVPAELGDSLRDIGDPELRTVLERMAAGLAGPAKIPRIS